The Cloeon dipterum chromosome X, ieCloDipt1.1, whole genome shotgun sequence genome includes a window with the following:
- the LOC135946403 gene encoding uncharacterized protein LOC135946403 produces MSDDFISVLSQSPYAVFLTDGSELGDVFFKCGRIFFASFNKVKFGDAALACAKRKMQLPTIEEGANNMECLAPGMDDMSFDTEKYFFIWTSAMAEGSNCRNAAYSWCTGNRSSINPTDVGLPTTVSRKERCVALSRMSKTLVRLNCATPTYYFCEYKCKSVTCLQSQACKLDASLFENGDVNGLIRRLKVEGYWAEWQRREDDFTLSYTSYIFGTDRMTWTGSMRMCCALGMMPIRVTDEFLYALNNVGNANNKITIFHNPANPLKPNTTEDRWYIKTSFWTAATRQGCAGQYRFCRYDDLGPWDSQGDFWSMLNPRDTGSCLAIDRQYTVEGAPFGVRQVQCSSRSGNFACQKEGRLDKVVNSEKETSDQRTKNNCDLPVCPDLKYCQFDNIHTATYENEDQILVKPYRLGEWKTACGVRYLIPKEKMNWDGALEHCCKLGMRLLTLQSVEKLSCLDGVLSDDETTYWTSGTNGNCSNQRFRWCSPEIKDFMKPSLNLEQSTLKFNPIMQVSKLSSMTSRLCVVAKKSPTLGPILGVDICFLFNKVICEGRVQAESHLQEVFNECKATHRVPQRDLEKFNTVPLDSFSYRMKCFSTCIAELLGLIYGSSEFWKDVAERSISRVTEARALEDFASVMKQYPLSMFKKAADNLDALKMMLTEQSKQESWKATLFINYALDKFWECIKAVNESRVQDECSFVHNFLKCYTNGTASLEKFWTRNLDNIFDPREYALTLMKSFTQSKPELDASNSNFQRQSTLTLISKDDVRESQKFVRYVNLVSMTEEYTSSKCSFKILRPKNWTSKDACLEINKYLEPTPFEDVLKSKALNLTKRFPSAFAASICQRANGSLVTSDYPFIANLSSIAKNESRYYSLAGTGKPVDVFMGAEPFIHCVLLDEIYEDSQGVYRWCDTSKVVPKEATSSYLFSTTFANFYDGSSRSQKYQQQPANEAFSNVALFFCKFDKSFLAHCDSLNLTSA; encoded by the exons ATGTCAGATG ATTTCATCTCGGTTTTATCTCAAT CCCCTTACGCTGTATTTCTGACGGATGGTTCGGAGTTGGGAGACGTGTTTTTCAAGTGTGGCCGCATCTTTTTCGCCAGCTTTAATAAA gTGAAATTTGGAGATGCCGCTCTCGCTTGTGCCAagcgaaaaatgcaattaccTACAATTGAAGAAGGGGCAAACAACATGGAATGTCTCGCGCCAGGCATGGACGACATGTCATTCGATACCGAGA AATACTTTTTCATCTGGACGAGCGCAATGGCGGAGGGGAGCAACTGCAGGAATGCGGCGTATTCGTGGTGCACGGGAAACAGGAGCAGCATCAACCCCACCGACGTGGGCCTTCCGACAACGGTTTCGCGAAAGGAACGCTGCGTCGCGCTTTCCAGGATGAGCAAAACGCTCGTCCGCTTGAACTGCGCCACGCCTACTTACTATTTCTGTGAA tatAAATGCAAGTCGGTTACCTGCCTGCAAAGCCAAGCCTGCAAACTAGAC GCATCTCTGTTCGAAAATGGGGATGTCAATGGATTAATAAGGA GACTCAAAGTGGAAGGGTATTGGGCGGAATGGCAAAGGAGGGAAGACGATTTTACCCTTTCTTACACAAGCTATATATTTGGCACCGATAGG atGACTTGGACAGGCAGCATGAGGATGTGTTGCGCCTTGGGAATGATGCCCATCAGAGTTACGGATGAATTTCTGTACGCACTCAACAATGTCGGCAATGCGAACAACAAAATTACGATATTTCATAATCCAG CAAACCCCCTAAAACCGAACACAACGGAGGATCGATGGTACATAAAAACGAGTTTCTGGACTGCCGCGACTCGGCAGGGTTGCGCAGGGCAGTACCGCTTCTGCAGGTACGACGACCTGGGACCGTGGGACTCGCAGGGAGACTTCTGGAGCATGCTCAACCCGCGCGACACCGGATCGTGTCTGGCCATCGACCGGCAGTACACCGTCGAAGGCGCGCCCTTCGGGGTGCGGCAGGTCCAGTGCTCGTCGCGCAGCGGAAATTTCGCCTGCCAGAAGGAAGGAAGGCTCGACAAAGTCGTCAATTCAGAAAAAGAGACCAGCGATCAG AGAACCAAGAACAATTGCGATCTACCTGTCTGCCCTGATCTGAAATATTGCCAATTTGAC aatattCACACTGCAACTTACGAAAACGAGGATCAAATTCTTGTTA aaccGTACCGATTGGGGGAGTGGAAAACAGCTTGCGGTGTTCGGTATTTAATACCAAAAGAGAAG ATGAATTGGGATGGTGCGCTAGAGCACTGTTGCAAATTAGGAATGCGGCTCTTGACTCTGCAGTCTGTCGAAAAGCTATCCTGTCTCGATGGCGTCTTAAGTGACGATGAAACTACCTACTGGACGTCGGGGACAAATGGAAACTGTTCAAACCAACGATTccg TTGGTGCTCTCCAGAAATTAAAGACTTCATGAAGCCAAGTTTGAACCTCGAACAATCTacacttaaatttaatccaatca tgcaaGTATCTAAGCTATCTTCCATGACTTCAAGGTTATGCGtcgttgcaaaaaaatcacccACTTTGGGGCCTATTTTGGGTGTTGACATCTGCTTTCTGTTCAACAAAGTCATTTGTGAA ggTCGCGTGCAGGCAGAGTCGCATCTGCAAGAAGTTTTTAATGAATGCAAAGCAACACACCGCGTTCCGcaac gggatttagaaaaattcaacaccGTCCCATTGGATAGCTTCTCGTACAGGATGAAA TGTTTTTCGACTTGTATCGCGGAACTTCTTGGATTG ATTTATGGCAGTAGTGAATTTTGGAAGGATGTAGCCGAGAGATCTATTTCAAGAGTAACAGAAGCACGCGCGCTTGAAG ACTTTGCTTCTGTCATGAAACAGTATCCGTTAAGCATGTTTAAGAAAGCGGCTGATAATTTGGACGCGCTGAAAATGATGCTGACAGAGCAGAGCAAACAAGAATCCTGGAAGGCGaccttatttattaattacgcGCTTGACAAGTTTTGGGAATGCATCAAAGCCG TAAATGAGAGCAGAGTTCAAGATGAATGCTCCTTTGTGCACAATTTCTTGAAATGCTATACCAACGGGACCGCATCCCTGGAAAAATTCTGGACAAGGAATTTGGACAACATATTCGACCCACGAGAATATGCTCTAACGTTGATGAAATCGTTTACGCAGTCCAAGCCGGAATTGGACGCGTCTAATTCTAATTTCCAACGACAATCAACTTTgactt TAATATCAAAAGACGATGTCAGAGAGAGCCAAAAATTTGTGAGATACGTCAATCTTGTCTCAATGACGGAAGAATACACAAG CTCAAAATGCAGCTTCAAGATATTACGACCAAAAAATTGGACCTCAAAAGACGCTTGTTTAGAAATAA ataaatatcTGGAGCCAACTCCTTTCGAAGACGTCCTGAAGAGCAAAGCGCTCAACCTGACCAAG CGATTTCCGTCAGCATTCGCTGCTTCCATTTGCCAACGAGCGAACGGAAGTCTGGTTACATCCGACTACCCCTTTATTGCAAATCTAAGCAGCATTGCGAAAAACGAGAGCAGATATTATTCATTGGCAGGCACGGGCAAACCAGTAGATGTATTTATGGGTGCAGAACCAT TCATTCATTGCGTGCTTCTGGACGAAATTTACGAAGACTCTCAGGGAGTTTACCGCTGGTGTGACACGTCGAAAGTGGTTCCTAAGGAAGCCACTTCTTCCTATCTATTCTCGACGACGTTTGCCAATTTCTACGATGGCTCATCTAGGTCTCAGAAATATCAGCAACAGCCTGCGAACGAAGCCTTTTCCAATGTTGCTTTGTTTTTCTGCAAGTTTGATAAATCGTTTTTGGCGCATTGTGATTCACTGAATCTAACGAGCGCTTGA